A single Saccopteryx bilineata isolate mSacBil1 chromosome 11, mSacBil1_pri_phased_curated, whole genome shotgun sequence DNA region contains:
- the SERPINB3 gene encoding LOW QUALITY PROTEIN: serpin B3 (The sequence of the model RefSeq protein was modified relative to this genomic sequence to represent the inferred CDS: inserted 5 bases in 3 codons) has product MGSLSEANTRFAYDLLQQFRKSEKENIFYSLLSITSALAMTSLGSKGHTASEIPKALHFNGVTENTAGVAATVHVEKSRKVPQQFQKLLTELKPTNTYELHLANRLYGERKFPSLPEYLEXVRKFYLASVESADFAHAAEESRKRISSWVESQTHEKIKNLCPPNSLDSTTVLLLVNTIYFKGQWDERFDPKKTEQTGFWLNRDQSKPVQMMQQSRPFNFTSLGDVQAQILEIPYKGRNLNMVLLLPNERDGNSLEDKLTAEKLIAWSSSQNMHKTXVHLYLPRFKVKEXSTMTDLGMVDAFSPQDADFSGMTGSRGLFLSQVLNVSFVEERRAQRLQLLPAGVGMTVLSAPRYEMFNCNHPFLFFIKHKTNSILFPGRISSP; this is encoded by the exons ATGGGCTCACTCAGTGAGGCAAATACTCGCTTTGCATATGACCTGTTGCAACAATTCAGgaaatcagaaaaggaaaatatcttcTATTCCCTGCTCAGCATCACATCAGCCTTGGCCATGACTTCCTTAGGGTCCAAAGGACACACTGCATCTGAAATTCCAAAG GCTCTTCACTTTAATGGAGTCACAGAGAACACAGCAGGAGTGGCCGCCACAGTTCAT GTTGAAAAGTCCAGAAAGGTGCCCCAGCAGTTTCAAAAGCTTCTGACTGAACTCAAACCCACCAACACCTATGAGCTGCACCTCGCCAACAGGCTCTACGGAGAGAGGAAGTTTCCGTCTCTCCCA GAATACTTGG ACGTTAGGAAATTTTACCTCGCCAGTGTGGAATCTGCCGATTTTGCCCATGCTGCAGAAGAGAGCCGAAAGAGGATTAGTTCCTGGGTGGAAAGCCAAACGCATG AAAAAATCAAGAATCTCTGTCCCCCAAACTCTCTTGACAGCACCACCGTTCTACTTCTGGTGAACACCATCTATTTCAAAGGGCAGTGGGACGAGCGATTTGACCCCAAAAAGACTGAGCAGACTGGATTTTGGCTGAACAGG GATCAAAGCAAGCCCGTGCAGATGATGCAACAGAGCCGTCCGTTTAATTTCACCTCATTGGGGGATGTGCAAGCCCAGATCCTGGAAATCCCATACAAAGGCAGAAACCTGAACATGGTGCTGCTGCTGCCAAATGAGAGAGACGGTAACAGC CTGGAAGATAAACTCACCGCTGAGAAGTTAATAGCGTGGTCGAGCTCACAGAATATGCACAAGAC CGTGCATTTGTACCTACCTCGGTTCAAAGTGAAAGA GTCCACGATGACAGACCTGGGGATGGTGGATGCCTTCAGTCCACAGGATGCTGACTTCTCGGGCATGACAGGCAGCCGAGGTCTCTTCCTGTCTCAAGTCCTAAACGTGTCCTTTGTTGAGGAGAGGAGGGCACAGAGGCTGCAGCTGCTACCGGCCGGCGTGGGAATGACTGTACTGTCGGCACCCCGCTATGAAATGTTCAATTGCAATCACCCGTTCCTGTTCTTCATCAAGCACAAGACCAACAGCATCCTCTTCCCTGGCAGAATCTCCTCCCCTTAG